GGATCCTGATAATGTTGCATGAAATCTAGGAATGTACTTTCCATCATACTTTCAATAGTAATTTCAGAAGTTAAGTGGCAAAACCTTTTTGGGAAACAAATATCATCTCCACCATCACCATTAGTTCCTTCATTTGGTGTCCCTATATTCCCATTACCTATATCCAAAACCCACTCAGCAAAATCTCTTAAATCCTGTAACTCCCCTGAAGTGTTCCCTCTGGCGAGCCTCATGTTATGCCTCAGCTTGAACACCCTTGTTATCTTCCAAAGCTTTGAGTGTGTTATACATAAAGAAATAATATCACCATGCGATGCTCGTGTAATGGCAggcaaaatctgaaagaaatcACCGTCAAGGACAACTGTAATCCCCCTGAAAGGCATATGAAAGCGTCCTGGATCCACTGCCTTCATGATATCTCGCATTGATCGAGCAATACATTCAAAGGAGTAACAGTGTTGCATTGGAGCCTCGTCCCATATAATAAGTTTTGTCTGTTTAATCAACTCTGCTATATCCGGCGTATGAGATATTGAACACAAAGAATGCTCATCCAGAATAATAGAAATTTTAAATCTTGAATGTGTCATCCGACCCCAGGCATCAAGTCACCGCTATCCCGAATGAGGCTACCGGAAGAACAATATCACAGCGAGAACTTAGCTTGGCAATAATTGTTCTTTACAGGAAGGTTTTACCACACCACTACCATACACAAATAACATCCCCCTCCCTGTTGTCAACAGACTGCATGACAGCGTTGTAGACCTCTAACTGCTCAGCGTTACAATACGAGTACAGGGCCAAAAATTCTTTCTCCATTTCGGCAATATTATAGCTTGTCTCTTCAACAATCAGATTGTTAAGACAACAATCCAAATAACTGTGCGGCAGCTGCGACATTTGACTCTAATCCTCAAGGGAATTACCAATACTCTTCAAAATATTATGGATCGCTACAACTAAAGAGAAAAAATATTTAAGACCAAAGAAAAAATTTTCACAGCTGCACCTAATACTTGACAACACAGAATAAAACAGTGGAAATACATACCAACAAGTGCATCAAACTGTTGTTGCTTCTCATTAAGGATTAGATGTGGATTACCTGTTATCTCTCGTTGTTTCTTCACAAGGTCATCAACCATGTTGATCCAGTGATTATTCCACAAACCATTCAAATCACTCACCTTGCAGTTAACTAAAATATGATCAAATAACTACCGAATTTGATGGGGAACACTGGCTAAGAACCTGATACAATTCATTATCATCATCGAGAAGGCCAAAATCCCTATACACCTCTTGATAAGTAGAACCAACTTTCCCTTTTACACTCCTCAATGACTCGAATGAGGTCGCACCGCGGACCTTTGTCAGCAAAAGACGCAAATACCATATTTCTCCCGAAGTATGATATGTATAAGCCTATCTCCCAATCTTCTTCCCTTTCTTTCTCGGAAGCCACGCTCTATCAGCATCATTTCAGATATAATGGTGTGGTATTTCATCATAGAGATACTGCACAACATTACTATCAGTTGCATTTAGTGTAAAATAAGCTTCCAGTTGACTGTGTTTTTCCCTTTCCCTGGTTGCAACCTTTGGCAATGGCTCATTGGCAAAAAACGTACACGGTTTTCTTCCCTCCAAATGGAATGAAAGACGCTCCACCGCAAGGGATCTGTAGTCAATATTAAATCCAAATACCCTGTATGCAGCCTCACACCCACAAATGTATCTACCATCAAAGTATGACTGTATCTCATCCTCAAATTCATCCATCCCCTGTCCACTGGCCAACTTTCTTTTCCGCCCCCTAATTTCCACTGTCGCCCTGTCATGTCCTTCAAGGAAATACTTGAAAAGGTATTTAAGACTATGTGCATGAGCACAGATTTCAACATTAATATGACACTGATATCTGACCAAAAGATCACGGTTGTAAGGAACAACCCATTGGTTTTCCAAAACAGCTCTCCCCATTTTCATTGATATTTTTATCTCCTTTCGCCTATAGATGGGGAACTCTGACTGGTCAAACTTTGTCGACACACAATACCTACAAAAAAAATGGCCAGGCAAGGAATTGTAAGCAACCCTAGCATAGTAAAATACAGCGGAAACCTACGCTGACCTTTTTAAAAAATGCCTCATGCACTTATACTCTTTTAGACACAGAGATTTTGACCAATCTTTCCCACATGGACCGTGCATCATGAATTCTGTCATCGCAGCATAGCCAACTGGATCCACATCTGGATTAGGAATCTTCGCTGAAACATATTTATCAACATTTTCCTGCAGATCATGTTTCGAGGCAGGATCCAGCCATATCAACATGTGCACTTGCGGCAAGCCCCTTTTTTGAAACTCCACCACATACATCACtgcaaaaaaaacaaaaaaaaatggCAAAGCTACAGAAATAACACCATAAATTGGTGCGAAAAACTGATCCAAAACTTTACCTCCAAGATACGTccccaaaaaattatttttctaaatgTCATTAATCAGCTGGTCAAGTTTTAACCTGAAGATACACGCCATTACATCAAGCGAGTTCTGTGGAGAGCACTGGGGCAACAGCTTCATCATCTAAATAACCTCATCCCACAATGGATTTGTAGTCATTGTAAGAAAAATATCGGGATAACCTATATAATGACAAACAACAAGGGCATCCTCGATGTTCTACTGCATGTACCTCCGTGATCCCACAAATCCGGCAGGAAGAATAAATCTTTTACCCATATTGGATGAATCAGAGTTACCACGTGTAACTGATTATtgtatattattatataattcaGTCCGCAAAGTAGTCTGATTAGTACGAAACCACCACAGACGTGCCTATTCAATTGTTGAGTAAGCATCGATAATGTATTGCTGGTAATGACGGCCACCAAGATGCGAGGTCATAGATACAACACAAAACATTACCAATCAGGAGACAAACAACATTAATATCTCCCAACACTAAATAACAAACTCACCCAAAAAATCAAGTATGAACCCGCCTTGATTCGTGCGCACCTGGAACCTATATGAATAATATTCCTTCATTGTGATCATCTACCAATTTTTCCTGATACACCGTCCATTTTGCCAAACGGTATTTTTTTATGAAAACTCTCATAACCATGAGAAAATAGCAGGGGATATTGCAAAGCCATTAGCTTTGGATGAATATCGGATCCTCTCCAAGCCTCTGACATGAGAGTGAATTATAATATCACGGGATCCATCAATTTCATCCATGTCACCAACCATAATCCCAACCACCTCATCAGAAGGCCCAACATGATTTTCTCGCCCACTCTCAGACCTGGAAACCTTGAGCCTAATTTCCAAATCCACCGCGCCATGTTCCCCATAACGGTCCCTCGCAGAATGGAACTCCTTCACCAACTCATTAGTATCATCCAACATAACCAATAAATATTGAACAATTTCGGCATCAACCTCACCACCACCAGCAACATTCACCCATCGCAACCTATTCTCAATTTCGTTCTTTCTGTCATAAATATACAGCTGACAAAATCTGGGATCCTCCCCAATTTTAGGAATCAACGAACCGAAGAGATGATGGTTCTGTCCATTCAGGCGATAAATTTAAGGTGCGCCACCATTGTTAATAGAATGATCAACTCTACCACCGGTCGATGTGAAGGCAAAAAGGTTGTTGTAAAGCCGCATCCCATCCTTGAATCATCTACCCTTTTTTTGTCATTATGAAATTGCCAAAGATATGCATGGGTTGGCTTCTATTTCGGGAGTTTGATCTGACCCTTGGCacaacaaattcagaaaattgggGGACCATGAGTAACAGATTTATCGACCCACTCCTCTTTCCACATCCAAGCCTCACAATGCTCGCACTGAACATTAGGAGATCCAAGGCTTGCATATCCCTCGACAATTGCAAAATATTATACGAAATCCATAACACGGACACCCTAAAAAAATAAACCAAATAATTACCCCACCAACAGATATCCCCAAAAAAAATGTTATTACAACTTCTCAATACCACGATGAGCCGCTGATGACCTCTCCAAATTTCCATCAGTAAATTCTTCACCAGATTCTGCAAACCAACACAAAAAATTATCACAGCGATAAAAAAATGGATGAGAACTAATCCCCCATAAAAATAATAGCGCAGATATTAACCTACCATCACCGGAGCCATCATCACAATGAGTCACATATAATTCTTCATAATTTTCACCATCAAACTCTTCACCAGATTCTGCAAGCTGACCGAAAAAAGCAATAAATCAAAAAGATAACAACATGACCAACAACCTCTCGTGAAAATCATTTACATTAAAATTTACCTACCGCCACCCGAGTCGCCATCACTCTAATCAGTCTCAAGATCAGCAATGTAGGAAAACTCTACACAACAGTTAACAACAGTTTAAGAATTTTTACCTCGTAAAAAGTATACCATAACCCAACCGaccaaaaaaaaacaaaaagtcACCTATGTCGTGAGCCGCAACTGCCACATTAAGTTTGATCGCGGCCTGACCAACC
The sequence above is drawn from the Apium graveolens cultivar Ventura chromosome 2, ASM990537v1, whole genome shotgun sequence genome and encodes:
- the LOC141697289 gene encoding uncharacterized protein LOC141697289 encodes the protein MATRVALAESGEEFDGENYEELYVTHCDDGSGDESGEEFTDGNLERSSAAHRGIEKLVSVLWISYNILQLSRDMQALDLLMFSASIVRLGCGKRSGSINLLLMVPQFSEFVVPRNHHLFGSLIPKIGEDPRFCQLYIYDRKNEIENRLRWVNVAGGGEVDAEIVQYLLVMLDDTNELVKEFHSARDRYGEHGAVDLEIRLKVSRSESGRENHVGPSDEVVGIMVGDMDEIDGSRDIIIHSHLHVVTLIHPIWVKDLFFLPDLWDHGVMYVVEFQKRGLPQVHMLIWLDPASKHDLQENVDKYVSAKIPNPDVDPVGYAAMTEFMMHGPCGKDWSKSLCLKEYKCMRYCVSTKFDQSEFPIYRRKEIKISMKMGRAVLENQWVVPYNRDLLVRYQCHINVEICAHAHSLKYLFKYFLEGHDRATVEIRGRKRKLASGQGMDEFEDEIQSYFDGRYICGCEAAYRVFGFNIDYRSLAVERLSFHLEGRKPCTFFANEPLPKVATREREKHSQLEAYFTLNATDSNVVRGATSFESLRSVKGKVGSTYQEVYRDFGLLDDDNELYQVSDLNGLWNNHWINMVDDLVKKQREITGNPHLILNEKQQQFDALVETSYNIAEMEKEFLALYSYCNAEQLEVYNAVMQSVDNREGDVICVW
- the LOC141697279 gene encoding uncharacterized protein LOC141697279; this encodes MTHSRFKISIILDEHSLCSISHTPDIAELIKQTKLIIWDEAPMQHCYSFECIARSMRDIMKAVDPGRFHMPFRGITVVLDGDFFQILPAITRASHGDIISLCITHSKLWKITRVFKLRHNMRLARGNTSGELQDLRDFAEWVLDIGNGNIGTPNEGTNGDGGDDICFPKRFCHLTSEITIESMMETPGEMLSYFSVDTADDFPGSVYDQLTSFPPEYLNSIAIPGFPLHELRLKAGVVVMLMCNLNQMLGLCNGTIMKVTRCLDQCVECEVIAGQFKGTKYFIPRMELCPTETRLPFKFCRKQMPLQVFYAMTINKAQGQSLENVALFLPKGVFTHGQFYVAVGRVTSPQGLKLYSG